Within Caulobacter segnis, the genomic segment CGAGCCGCCTGGGCGGGCAAGATGAAGCCAAGGGCCGCGCCATAGGTCTGGAAAGCGACCGTGCCGACCACGGCCGCGCGCAGGCGGAACACGCCCGCGTGCGCCAAGACGTTCAGGATGCGACCCGTACGCTCGTCGGGCGCGTGCAGACCTGCGGCGCGCAGCGCGCGAACCAGCAAGCGACGACCTTCGGCGGCGCTCTTTACGGACTTGGCGCGCTGAATGGTGTCGAGCAGTTCGGGGGTTTCGAGACCCAGATAGCGCTCTGGGCGCTCGCCTTGGGTTTGGCGCGAGCGGGCATACCAATAAAAGCGCCCCTTGCGCTCGCGGCGCAGGAAGCTCGCGCCCTCGCCAAACTCAGCGATGCCGGCTGCACGGAGCTGATCCAGCAACTCGGCGACGTTCGTATGGATCGCCAGGGGAAGGCGTTGAAGGGTCACGACATCACCGTTGCCACCACTTTTGAATTTGTGGTGGCAACTCTGTTGAAAATCAACAAAAAGGTGAAACTACACGATCCGGCTCTCGCCCTTGCCCCAGTAGGCGTCGCGGATCAGCCGCTTGTAGAGCTTGCCGGTCGGGTGGCGGGGCAACTCGGCCATGAAGTCGATCCGCCGCGGCGACTTGACGTGGCTGAGGTTGGCGCGGGCGAAGGCCATCAGTTCGGCGGCGAGGGCGGCCTGATCGCTCGTCTGGTCCATCGGCTGGATGACCGCCACCACCTGCTCGCCCATCTCCTCGCACGGCGCGCCGACCACGGCGGCGTCGGCGACCTTGGGGTGGGTGATCAGGAGGTTCTCGATCTCCTGCGGATAGATGTTCACCCCGCCCGAGATGATCATGAAGCTCTTGCGGTCGGTCAGGTACAGATAGCCGTCTTCGTCGGCCCAGCCGACGTCGCCCAGGGTCGTCCAGCCGTGTCTGTTGTAGCTCTCGGCGGTCTTGTCGGGGGCGTTGTGGTAGTTCACCGCCGGGCCGTTGGCGAAGTAGACCGTACCTTCGGTGCGCGGCGGCAGCGGGTCGCCATTCTCGTCGCAGATGCGCAGCTCGCCCAGCACCGCCTGGCCGACGCTGCCTTTGTGGGCCAGCCAGTTGTCGGAATTGATCCAGCAGAACCCGTTGCCCTCGGTGCCGGCGTAGTACTCGTAGATCACCGGCCCCCACCAGCCGATCATCTGTTCCTTGACCGGCACGGGGCAGGGAGCAGCCGCGTGGACCGCCGACTTCATCGACGAGACGTCGTACTTGGCGCGGGTCTCCTCGGGCAGTTTCAGCATGCGCACGAAGTGGGTCGGGACGAACTGGCCGCAGTTGACCTTGTGCTTCTCGATCAGGTCCAGGGCGGCCTCGGGATCGAACTTCTCCATCACGATCACCGTGCCGCCCAGCTTGTGGACGGTCATGCACCAGCGCAGCGGGGCGGCGTGATAGAGCGGGGCGGGCGAGATGTAGACGCTGTCGCCCGAGAAGCCGAACAGCCCCTGGGCCATCATCTGCAGGGCGTTGGGCGCGTCGATCGGACCGCCGCTCAGGGCCGGCTTGACGCCCTTGGGGCGGCCGGTGGTGCCCGATGAATAGAGCATGTCCGAGCCGGCGGTCTCGTCGGCGACAGGCGTGGGCGGCTGGCCGGCGAAGGCCGCGCCGAGGTCGGCATAGGCCCCGTGCGGACCGCCGGCGGCGAACAGGGTCAGGTTCGGGACCAGCCGGGCGATCTCGTCGATCAGTGGGCCCATGGCGGTGGAGGTGATGAACACCTTGGCCCCGCAGTCCTTGAGGATGTACTCGGCCTCGCCCGCCGTCAGTTTGGTCGAGACGCAGACGAAATAGAGGCCCGCGCGCTGGGCCGCCCAGGCGACCTCGAAGAAGCGGGCGTTGTTCTCCATCAGGATGGCGATGACGTCGCCGGGCTTCAGGCCCAGCGACCGGAACAGGTGCGCGCCTTGGTTCGAGCGCGCGTCTAGCTGGGCGTAGGTCACGACCTCGCCGGAGCCGGCCATGACGTAGGCCGGCTTGTCGCCTTGGGCCTGGGCGTGGAGGTAGGGGTGCATCTCGATACCTCTTTGGCTTAAGCGGCGACGGGCGCGCGGGCGGCTTCGCGGATCATGTCGCTGGCCTTCTCGGCGATCATGATGGTGGGGGCGTTGGTGTTGCCGGAGACCAGGCGCGGCATCACCGAGGCGTCGACGACGCGCAGGCCGTCCAGGCCGCGCACGCGGAGCTGAGCGTCCACGACGGCCATGGGGCCGTGGCCCATCTGGCAGGTGCCGACCGGGTGATAGATGGTCGAGCCCGACAGGCGAGCGTAGTCCAGAAGCTGGCTGTCGGTGCGGAACTCGCCGCCCGGATTGATCTCGCTGTCGACATAGGGTGAGAGGGCCGGGGCCTCGCCGATCTTGCGGGCCCATTTCAGGCCGGCGACGGCGACTTCCTGGTCCAGCGGGTCGGCCAGATAGTTGGCGAAGATGCTGGGATACTCCGCCGGATCGGCCGACTTGATGCGGATGTGGCCGCGGCTCTCGGGACGCAACTGGCAGGGGGCGATCGTCAGGCCCGGCAGGTCCTCCAGCTCCATCTTCTGCTCGTTGACCAGCTTATCCAGGTCCATGGTCGCGGGCAGGATGTGAAACTGGATGTCGGGGCCGACCAGATCGGGGCGCGACTTGCAGAACGCGGCGATGTGCGCGGCCGACAGGGTCAGGAGGCCCTTGCGCTGGAACAGGTAGCGCAGCGCCTCGCCGGCCAGGCGGCCGCCCTTGGACTGCTCGTTGACCGAGACGACGCCGGCCTTCAGCCGATAGCGCACGCTCATCACGTAGTGGTCCTGCAGGTTTTCGCCGACGCCGGGCAGGTCGGCGATCACGGGAACGCCGTTGCGGATCAGGAGCTCGGCCGGCCCCACGCCCGACAGCTGCAGCAGTTGCGGCGAGTTGATCGCGCCGCCCGCGAGGATCACCTCGGCGCGGGCCATGGCCACGCGCTTGACGCCGTTCTGGGTGAATTCGACGCCGGTGGCGCGGCGGCCCTCGAACAGGACGCGGCCGGCCAGGGCGTTGGTCTCGACCTTCAGGTTCGGGCGGGTCATGGCCGGGTGCAGATAGGCCACCGCCGCCGAGCAGCGTTGCCCGTTCTTGACCGTCAGCTGGTAGTAGGTCGCGCCTTCCTGCGACGAACCGTTGACGTCGTCGTTGCGCGGAATGCCGGCCTGCTCGCAGGCCTCGATCACCGCGTCCGAGACGGGGTGCTTGGTCGTGACGTCCGAGACGTTCAGCGGACCGCCCGTGGCGTGCCAGTCGCAGCCGCCGCGCTCCTGGTGTTCGGCGCGGCGGAAATAGGGGGCGACGTCGTCCCAGCCCCAGCCCTCGCAGCCCAGCTGTCGCCAGCCGTCATAGTCGGCGTGCTGGCCGCGGATGTAGAGCAGGCCGTTGATCGAGGACGAGCCGCCCAGCACCTTGCCGCGCGGCCAGACGTGGGTGCGGCCGCCCGTGCCGGGGTCGGGCTCGGTCTGGTACAGCCAGTTGACCTTGGGATCCTTCAGGGTCGACGAGTAGCCGACCGGGATGTGGATCATCAGGTTCGAGGCGAACTGGCCGAGGTTCTTGGTCGGGCGGTCGTCGCCGCCGGCCTCCAGCAGCACGACCTTGAACTTGCCGCCCTCGGACAGCCTGGCCGCCAGCACGCAGCCGGCCGAGCCCGCGCCCACGATGACGTAGTCGGCCTCGATGATCCCGGTCATCGTCTCTCTCCCTTCACCGTCGCGCGTGTCTCCGCATGATCAGTGTTCAGTTGAGAGCATGCGCCCAGGTTTAGCGATCGCGCAAGTTGCCGTCGCGGCGCCGTTGGTCCGACGCGTTTCCAGGATATCGTCGGCCTAAAGAACGGTGTTAAAAAGGGAGTGCGCTCATGGACTTGATCAGCCAGACGGTGGTGGATGGCCTCGCCGGCCCGGGCGCGCCGCCAACCTATCCGACCTTGAGCGGCGTCGACCTGGCCGACATCTTCCGCTTCACCAAGGGGCAGCCCTGGGCCGACTTCGCGCGGATGCGAGCCGAGGCGCCGGTGATGTGGCATCCCGAGCCGTTCGACGGGCCCGGCTTCTGGGCCCTGACCCGCTACGAGGACGTTCAACGCGTCAACGGCGATCCGGAGACCTTCTCGTCCCAGCGCGGTGGCATCCTGATGGCGATGGGCTCGCCCGAGAAGCGCCACGCCCTGCTGTTCCGGGCGTCCATGGACACCATGATCAACCTCGACGCCCCGCATCACCTGCAGCTGCGCCGCGAACACATGCCCTATTTCACGCCCGCCTATCTGCGTGGCCTGACCGAGCGGGTGCGGGCCGAGGTAACGCGGCTGCTGGACGCGATGGAGCCGCTTCTGAAGGACGGCGCCGAAATCGACATGGTCGAGCATTTCAGCTCGCACCTGCCGCTGTTCACCCTGTGCGAGATCCTGGGCGTGCCGCCCGAGGACCGGCCCAAGTTCCTGAAGTGGATGCACTATCTGGAGCGCGCCCAGGACTTGGCGGTGCAGAACGCCGCCGCCCCGGTCGCCCCGACCCTGGAGCTGATGCAGTTCGTCCAGGACTTTAACAACGGCGTCGAGGAGATGTTCGACTACGGCCGCGCGATGCTGAAGAAGCGCCGCGAGGACCCGAAGGAGGACCTGATGACGGCCATCGCCCGCGCCCAGGTCGACGGGGCGCTGCTGGCCGACGAGTACCTGGACGGCTCGTGGCTGCTGATCGTGTTCGCCGGCAACGACACCACCCGCAACACCCTGTCGGGGGCGATGAAGCTGCTGACCGAGTTCCCCGACCAGAAGCAGCGGCTGGTCGACGATCCGTCCCTGCTGGGCGGCGCGGTCGACGAGTTCATCCGCATGGTCAGCCCGGTGATCTACATGCGCCGCACGGCGACCCGTGACGTCGAGATCAACGGCCAGCTGATCCGCGAGGGCGAGAAGGCGATCATGTACTACGGCGCGGCCAACCGCGATCCGGCCATGTTCCCCGAACCCGACCAGCTGGACGTCACCCGCGCCAACGCGAACAAGCACATCGCCTTCGGCTACGGCCCCCACACCTGCATCGGCAAGCGCGTGGCCCAGATCCAGCTGGAGGAGGCCTATCGCCAGATCCTGGCGCGGTTCCCCGACCTGACGTGGACGGGAAACATCGAGATCGCCCCGAACAACTTCGTGCACGCGATCAGCAAGCTGGGCGTGAAGCGGGGCGGCTGAGCGCCCCCTCCAGCTCTCCGGGCCACCTCTCCCGCAGGCGAGGGAGGATAGGCGCGTCTTTTCCTCACCCGTGAAACGGGGGAGGTGGCGCGGCGCGAATACGCGCCGCGGCGGAGGGGGCGCTAAGGCGTTGCCCTCAATTCATACACGTGTTTGGATTGCTCCAAACGAGGAGGAACACCCATGTCGCAACCGACCTTCGAGGCCCTGCTGTACGACGTCGAGGACGGGATCGCGACGATCACCCTGAACCGTCCCGACCGGATGAACGCCTTCACCGCCCGGATGATGAAGGACCTGCTCGAGGTGTTCGACGTCACCGACGCCGACGACGCGGTGAAGGCGGTGATCATCACAGGCGCGGGCCGGGCGTTCTGCGCTGGGGCCGACCTGGGCGGCGGCGGGGCGACCTTCGACCGCAGCTCGCCCCAGGCGATCGAGCGCGAGGAGGGCAAGGTCGGTGACGTCTATCGCGACGGCGGCGGCCGCGTGACCCTGCGGATGTACGACAGCCTGAAACCGATCATCGGCGCGATCAACGGCGCGGCGGTGGGCGTGGGCGTGACCATGCAGCTGCCGATGGACATCCGCCTGGCCTCGACCGAGGCCAAGTTCGGCTTCGTCTTCGCCCGCCGGGGGATCAATCCCGAGGCCGCGTCCAGCTGGTTCCTGCCGCGCCTGGTCGGCCTGCAGACGGCGCTGGAGTGGTGCTACACCGGCCGCGTCTTCCCGGCGTCCGAAGCGCTGGAGAAGGGGCTGGTGCGCTCGCTGCACGCGCCCGACGACCTGTTGCCCGCAGCCCGGGCCCTGGCGCGCGAGATCGCCGACAACACCGCGCCGGTTTCGGTGGCGATCACCCGCCAGCTGCTGTGGCGCATGGCTGGGGCCAGCCATCCGATGGAGGCCCACATGGCCGACAGCCGCGCCATCCAGTCGCGCGGCGCCTCGGGCGACGCCAAGGAGGGCGTGACCTCGTTCCTGGAGAAGCGCGCGCCCGTCTATCCGAACCGGGTGTCGACCGACCTGCCCGACATCTGGCCGGAGTGGCGGGAGCCGGAATTCCGCTAGGCGGGGGCATCGCGGGCGCGTTTCGTCGCGCCCGTCCTCACCAGCCGTTAAGCGCGGTCTGCTCTATGTCGAGCCGATGAACTCAGCCGCGCGGACATCGTCGCTCGTGGAGCCGGAGGCGCCCAAGGCCCCGCCGCGTTCGCGCCTGACCTTGCTGAAGCGGCTGGCAGACGTGGTCTGCCTGCCGACCAACCAGATCAACGCCTTCGAGCGCGCGATGACCGCCGACCTGCTGGTCGAGATGCTGCGCGACGCCAGCGTGGCCGAACGCGAGAAGGTCGCTGGTCGCCTGGCCGTGCTGAACGAGATCCCGGGCGTACTGGTCCGGCTGTTGCTGCGTGACGAGCTGCCGGTGGCGCGGGCCCTGCTGGTCGAGGCCGAGCGGCTGACGGACGCCGACCTGATCAGCTGCCTCTACAACGCCTCGACCGAGCATCGCCGCCTGATCGCCCAGCGGCGCGGGGTCAGCGAGGTGGTGGCCGACGCCCTGGTCGACATGGGCGAGCCGCCGGTGATCGAGACCCTGTTGCGCAACGACCTGGTCAGGCTCAGCCACCAGGGCGTGGAGAGCATCGTCGCGGCCACTCGCGACGCGTCCTATCTGATCCCGTTGCTGCTGCGCCGGGCGGAGCTGCGTCCCAGCCATGCCTATGTGATGTTCTGGTGGGCCGACGCCGAGGTGCGCAAGATCATCCTCCAGCGCTTCGCGGTGTCGCGCGAGATCCTGCGGGAGGCGGTCGACGACGTCTTCGATCCCGTCTCGGCCGAGGGGGCGGAGGATCCGCTGTCGCGCAAGGCCCTGCGGTTCATCGATCGCCACCAGCGCAACCACGCGGCCATCGACAAGAGCCCGTTCGGCAGCCTGGAGGAGGCCATCGCCGCCGGCGCGAACGGCCTCACCCGCGAGATCGCCGAGGAGATCCTGTACCTGGCGGGGCTGCAGCCGATGACCGGCGCCAAGATCTTCACCGATCCGGGCGGTGAGCCCCTGGCGGTGCTGTGCAAGGCCGCGGGCCTGCCGCGCGGCTGCGTGCGTCAGCTGTGGCGTGGCCTGGACCGGCAGGAGGTCGACCGCAGCGGCGAACTCGACCATGCGCTGGAACGGGTGATGATCATCTACGACATGGTCGCCGTGGATCGCGCCCAAACCGTGCTGCGCTACTGGGACTGGTCGCTGACCTCGGCCCTGACCCCGGCCCTGTTGAAGGCCATCCGCGAGGGCGAGGAGGCCGCTGTTGGCGAATATTCGGCCCCGCGACGCGCGGGGATGATGACATTGTCCCGCGATCTCGATCGCTAAAACCTGATAAACAGGCCCTATCTTCAAACATTTAGAGCATGATCGGGCGCTGTTGATCGCGCGCGTCCAACCTTGGCGCGCTTTTGTGGCCCGGGCCGGCAAGTCTAAAGCGCGTTTCACGGGCGGCGGCGGACGCACTTTCGTCACGCGTGCCTTAAATATGGGATATCGCTGGTTTCTCGCGCGGCTGCTTGTGCTCGCTTAGGAACTCAACCTCCCTTACTCCCGGTCTCGGGTCTTCATCCCAATCAGTGAACACTAGATTATTACGTGTAATCTCTTGAGAGGTCCGTATTGCCCGGCGCAAGCAATCTTTGTATGCAGCGTTCGACTGAGCAGTGAATCAGCCGCATCAACAAAAAGATTTGGCTTACGGGCGAGGCCTTATGGAAGACCAATCCGATCTGATCGAGATGACGGCGGGCATTGTCTCCGCCTATGTCGGCAACAACGTGGTCGCCACCACCGACCTGCCGGCCTTGATCAAGCAAGTTCACGCCGCGCTGGCCACCGTCGGCGCGCCGGCCAGCGAGCCGGCCCCGGCCCCCAAGGAGCCCGCGGTCCCGGTCAAGAAGTCGATCACGCCCGACTTCCTGGTCTGTCTCGAGGACGGTCGCAAGTTCAAGTCGCTGAAGCGCCACCTGCGCACGAAGTACGACATGACCCCCGAGGAATACCGCGCCAAGTGGGGTCTGCCCAAGGATTACCCGATGGTCGCGCCGAACTACGCCGAGGCGCGTTCGAACCTGGCCAAGCAGATGGGCCTGGGCCAGGGCGGCCGCAAACCGGCCCGCAAGGCGAAATAGTCGAGTCGGAACAAAAGCTTGGCCGTAAGCGGCCGAAAGCATCGCAGCGCCCGTCGTCCGAACCCGGACGGCGGGCGTTTCCGTTGGTGGTTGACTCCCACAGGGAATCTCGTCGCGCGACATGTTTTTCGCTTGCCGCCGATTCGTTCCTTAAGCGATAGTGAATCGAAGTGATTCCAAGGGCTTGTTGAGGACTCTGAAGATGTCCGCGCAATTGAGCGCATCCGCTACGGCGGCCCGCGCTCATCAGGAGATGTTCGCCTACTGGGCGTCCCTCCGTCGGGGGGCGAGCCTCCCCGCGCGCGTCGATCTGCATCCTTCGAGCATGAAGCGGCTGCTGCCGACGGTCAGCTTGATCGACGTCGTCAGCGAACCGCGCGACTATCGCCTGCGCCTGGCCGGCACCGGTCTCTACGGCGTCTACGGCCGCGAGATCACCGGCCGCAGGCTGGACGACGTCTACAACACCGCCGCCAGCGAGTACTGGCGCAAGGAGTTGGACAAGGTAGTCGACGAGCGCCGTCCGGGCGTCGGCGTCCACAACCTCGCCTGGCGCGGCGCCCCGCACATGTCGATCCTGTGGCTGCGCCTGCCGCTGGCCACCAACGGCAAGGACGTCGACATGATCCTGGGCTACGACGCCGTGGTCGGCGCCCAGGCGGAAAGCGCCTCCGGCATCCGCGCGGCCTGAGCGCCGCGAAAAACCCCAATGGTCAAGCTTGCCCAGCGGGCGAACGCGCTTAAGGTCGCGCGCTTGCGAGGGGGCAGCTTGTCGAAACGGCGTGACCAAGGATCCTGACGTTCTGATCTTCATCCGCGAACACATCCGGTCGGTGTGGGCGCTGGAACTGCTGTTGAAGCTGAAGGGCGATCCCGAGCGGTGCTGGTCGGCCGCCGAGCTGGTCGAGGCCATGCGCGCCAGCCACGCCCTGGTCGACGACAATCTGGCGGCCTTGATGAACGCGGGCCTGGTGGTCCCCGACGATCGCGACGGCTTCCGCTATCGCCCCGCCGCGCCGGCCCTGGCCGCGCTGTGCGACGAGCTGGAGGAGACCTATCGCGTTCGTCCGGTGACCGTGATCCGCTGGATCTCCGCGCCGGCCGAAAAGCTGCAGTCGCTGGCCGACGCCTTCAAGTTCTCCGGCAAGTCCAGGTCCCAGAAGCCGCCCAAGGGAGGCGACAAATGACGCCCGCCGTCGTCTATGGACTCTGCCTGGTGGCCAGCCTGCTATGCGCGGGCCTGCTGACCCGGGCCTGGCTGGCGGCGCGGACGCGCCTCCTGCTCTGGACCGCGGTTTCATTCGGCTTCCTGGCCGTGAACAACCTGCTGCTGGTCGTCGACCTGGTGCTGCTGCCGACCCAGGTCCAGCTGTGGTGGCCGCGCCAGGTCGCGCTGATGGCGGCGATCGGCGTGCTGATCTACGCCTTCATCTGGGAGGTTGATCAATGACCGGGCAGGAGGGGCTGGTCGCCGGAGCGCTGTCCGCCGGCTTCCTGGTGCTGGCGGCGTTCTTCCTGCGGTTCTGGGGGCGGACGCGCGACGGCCTGTTCCTGGCCTTCTCGGCGGCGTTCGCCCTGATGGCGGTGAACCAAGCCCTGCCGGTCGTGCTGCGCATAGCGCAGGAGGATCGCGGCGGCATCTACCTGATCCGCCTGGCCGCCTTCCTGCTGATCATCGTGGCGGTGGTCGGCAAGAACCTGAAGCGCGATCCCGAAGGCTAACCCTCGAGAAACGCCTCGACCTCGCGGCGGGACGGCATCGACGGCGCGGCGCCGGCCTTCTGGACCGAGAGGGCGGCGGCGGCGTTGGCCAGTTCGACCGCCTCGCGCAGGTCCATGCCGGCGGCCAGGGCCGCGGCCAGACCGCCGCAGAAGCAGTCGCCGGCCCCGACGGTGTCGATCGCCTTGACCTTCTTGCCCTCGACCAGGAACGCCTCGTCGCGGCGCACGGCGGCGACGCCGGCCACGCCCAGGGTGACGATGATCGTCTGGTCCGGGCGACTCATCAGCTTGCGGGCGGCGACCGAGACCTCTTCCAGCCGCACCGGCTCGCGGTCCAGCTTGGCGTAGCTCGCCAATTCCGTCTGGTTGACGATCAGGATGTCGGTCAGCGGAAACAGCGCCGCGCCCTGGGGCAGGGCTGGGGCGGCGTTCAGCACCCGCAGCGCGCCCTTGGCCGCGCCGGTCCGGAACAGGGTCTCGATCGCCGTGGCCGGGGTCTCCAGCTGGCACAGCAATACGCGCTGGCCTTCCAGTGGGGTCGAGGCCACCTGCTGGGGCGTGACCATGGCGTTGGCGCCGGAGGTGACGACGATCATGTTCTCGGCGTTGTTGGCCACCCAGACGTGGGCCTGGCCGGTCGGCACGCCGGAAAGCTCCATGACGTCGGCCACCTGAACGCCGTAGCCGGCCAGCTTGGCCTTCAGGTTCTTGCCGCTGTCGTCGGCGCCGACCGCGCCCATCAGGCGGGTGGCCGCGCCCATGCGCGCGGCGGCCACGGCCTGGTTGGCGCCCTTGCCGCCCAGGAACAGCTCCAGGGACAGGCCGGCCACGGTCTCGCCCGGGCGCGGCAGGTCGTCGACCCGCGCCACGGCGTCCAGGTTGATCGAGCCGAGAACGAAAACAGTCATGGCCGTAGGTCTTCTTTGGGTCTTCTAGAGGTCGTTATCCGCCGCCGCCGCGCTGGAAGCTCTCGACGAGGCTGCCCGCGACGAGTCGCCAGCCGTCCACTAGCACAAAGAAAATAAGCTTGAACGGAAGACTGATGGTCGCCGGCGGCAGCATCATCATGCCCATGCTCATCAACACGCTGGCCACGACCAGGTCGATGACCAGGAACGGGATGAACAGCAGGAAGCCGATCTCGAAGGCGCGCTTCAGTTCCGAGATCATGAAAGCCGGGGTGACGACCTTCATCGGCAGGGCCTGGGCGTTCTGGGTCTGGGGTGTCTTGGACAGGCGCACGAACAAGGCCAGGTCGTCACGATCGACCTGACGCAGCATGAACTGCTTCACCGGCCCGCTGGCCTGGTCGAAGGCCTCGGGCAGTTCCATCTGGTGATCCAGCAGCGGCTTGATGCCGGCGTCGTACGAGCGCTCGAAGGTGGGGCCCATGACGATGGCGGTCAGGAAAAGGGCCAGGCTGATGATCACCGGGTTGGGCGGACTGGACTGGATGCCGATGGCGGTGCGCAGCAGGCCCAGCACCACCACGATCCGCACGAACGAGGTGGTCATGATCACGATCGAGGGCGCCAGCGACAGCACGGTCATCAGGGCGACCAGCTGAACGACGCGGTCGGTCAGGCCCGCGCCGGTGCCCAGGTTGATGTTCACCGCCGATTGGGCCATCGCCGCGGCGGGCATGACCGCGCAGGCGATGGCCGCCAGAACCGAGATGATCGCGGCGCGGCGGAGATCCTCCGGCTTGGCGCCCGTCACGGACTTGATCAGGTCGCGGATCATCAGGCCACGGGCTCCGGCGCGGGAACGGTAGGGGCGGGCTCACCCTTCGGGGTCCAGTCCAGCAGCTTGCCGTCGCCCAGCAGCACCAGGCGCTCCTCACCGTCCAGGCTGACGACGACGAGGCGGC encodes:
- the mopJ gene encoding motility/cell cycle regulatory protein MopJ, with the translated sequence MKMSAQLSASATAARAHQEMFAYWASLRRGASLPARVDLHPSSMKRLLPTVSLIDVVSEPRDYRLRLAGTGLYGVYGREITGRRLDDVYNTAASEYWRKELDKVVDERRPGVGVHNLAWRGAPHMSILWLRLPLATNGKDVDMILGYDAVVGAQAESASGIRAA
- a CDS encoding acyl-CoA synthetase, producing the protein MHPYLHAQAQGDKPAYVMAGSGEVVTYAQLDARSNQGAHLFRSLGLKPGDVIAILMENNARFFEVAWAAQRAGLYFVCVSTKLTAGEAEYILKDCGAKVFITSTAMGPLIDEIARLVPNLTLFAAGGPHGAYADLGAAFAGQPPTPVADETAGSDMLYSSGTTGRPKGVKPALSGGPIDAPNALQMMAQGLFGFSGDSVYISPAPLYHAAPLRWCMTVHKLGGTVIVMEKFDPEAALDLIEKHKVNCGQFVPTHFVRMLKLPEETRAKYDVSSMKSAVHAAAPCPVPVKEQMIGWWGPVIYEYYAGTEGNGFCWINSDNWLAHKGSVGQAVLGELRICDENGDPLPPRTEGTVYFANGPAVNYHNAPDKTAESYNRHGWTTLGDVGWADEDGYLYLTDRKSFMIISGGVNIYPQEIENLLITHPKVADAAVVGAPCEEMGEQVVAVIQPMDQTSDQAALAAELMAFARANLSHVKSPRRIDFMAELPRHPTGKLYKRLIRDAYWGKGESRIV
- a CDS encoding MucR family transcriptional regulator, with amino-acid sequence MEDQSDLIEMTAGIVSAYVGNNVVATTDLPALIKQVHAALATVGAPASEPAPAPKEPAVPVKKSITPDFLVCLEDGRKFKSLKRHLRTKYDMTPEEYRAKWGLPKDYPMVAPNYAEARSNLAKQMGLGQGGRKPARKAK
- a CDS encoding DUF5985 family protein, whose protein sequence is MTPAVVYGLCLVASLLCAGLLTRAWLAARTRLLLWTAVSFGFLAVNNLLLVVDLVLLPTQVQLWWPRQVALMAAIGVLIYAFIWEVDQ
- a CDS encoding cytochrome P450, with amino-acid sequence MDLISQTVVDGLAGPGAPPTYPTLSGVDLADIFRFTKGQPWADFARMRAEAPVMWHPEPFDGPGFWALTRYEDVQRVNGDPETFSSQRGGILMAMGSPEKRHALLFRASMDTMINLDAPHHLQLRREHMPYFTPAYLRGLTERVRAEVTRLLDAMEPLLKDGAEIDMVEHFSSHLPLFTLCEILGVPPEDRPKFLKWMHYLERAQDLAVQNAAAPVAPTLELMQFVQDFNNGVEEMFDYGRAMLKKRREDPKEDLMTAIARAQVDGALLADEYLDGSWLLIVFAGNDTTRNTLSGAMKLLTEFPDQKQRLVDDPSLLGGAVDEFIRMVSPVIYMRRTATRDVEINGQLIREGEKAIMYYGAANRDPAMFPEPDQLDVTRANANKHIAFGYGPHTCIGKRVAQIQLEEAYRQILARFPDLTWTGNIEIAPNNFVHAISKLGVKRGG
- a CDS encoding crotonase/enoyl-CoA hydratase family protein codes for the protein MSQPTFEALLYDVEDGIATITLNRPDRMNAFTARMMKDLLEVFDVTDADDAVKAVIITGAGRAFCAGADLGGGGATFDRSSPQAIEREEGKVGDVYRDGGGRVTLRMYDSLKPIIGAINGAAVGVGVTMQLPMDIRLASTEAKFGFVFARRGINPEAASSWFLPRLVGLQTALEWCYTGRVFPASEALEKGLVRSLHAPDDLLPAARALAREIADNTAPVSVAITRQLLWRMAGASHPMEAHMADSRAIQSRGASGDAKEGVTSFLEKRAPVYPNRVSTDLPDIWPEWREPEFR
- a CDS encoding GMC family oxidoreductase, which produces MTGIIEADYVIVGAGSAGCVLAARLSEGGKFKVVLLEAGGDDRPTKNLGQFASNLMIHIPVGYSSTLKDPKVNWLYQTEPDPGTGGRTHVWPRGKVLGGSSSINGLLYIRGQHADYDGWRQLGCEGWGWDDVAPYFRRAEHQERGGCDWHATGGPLNVSDVTTKHPVSDAVIEACEQAGIPRNDDVNGSSQEGATYYQLTVKNGQRCSAAVAYLHPAMTRPNLKVETNALAGRVLFEGRRATGVEFTQNGVKRVAMARAEVILAGGAINSPQLLQLSGVGPAELLIRNGVPVIADLPGVGENLQDHYVMSVRYRLKAGVVSVNEQSKGGRLAGEALRYLFQRKGLLTLSAAHIAAFCKSRPDLVGPDIQFHILPATMDLDKLVNEQKMELEDLPGLTIAPCQLRPESRGHIRIKSADPAEYPSIFANYLADPLDQEVAVAGLKWARKIGEAPALSPYVDSEINPGGEFRTDSQLLDYARLSGSTIYHPVGTCQMGHGPMAVVDAQLRVRGLDGLRVVDASVMPRLVSGNTNAPTIMIAEKASDMIREAARAPVAA
- a CDS encoding DUF5985 family protein, with amino-acid sequence MTGQEGLVAGALSAGFLVLAAFFLRFWGRTRDGLFLAFSAAFALMAVNQALPVVLRIAQEDRGGIYLIRLAAFLLIIVAVVGKNLKRDPEG
- a CDS encoding DUF2336 domain-containing protein → MNSAARTSSLVEPEAPKAPPRSRLTLLKRLADVVCLPTNQINAFERAMTADLLVEMLRDASVAEREKVAGRLAVLNEIPGVLVRLLLRDELPVARALLVEAERLTDADLISCLYNASTEHRRLIAQRRGVSEVVADALVDMGEPPVIETLLRNDLVRLSHQGVESIVAATRDASYLIPLLLRRAELRPSHAYVMFWWADAEVRKIILQRFAVSREILREAVDDVFDPVSAEGAEDPLSRKALRFIDRHQRNHAAIDKSPFGSLEEAIAAGANGLTREIAEEILYLAGLQPMTGAKIFTDPGGEPLAVLCKAAGLPRGCVRQLWRGLDRQEVDRSGELDHALERVMIIYDMVAVDRAQTVLRYWDWSLTSALTPALLKAIREGEEAAVGEYSAPRRAGMMTLSRDLDR
- a CDS encoding ribokinase, whose product is MTVFVLGSINLDAVARVDDLPRPGETVAGLSLELFLGGKGANQAVAAARMGAATRLMGAVGADDSGKNLKAKLAGYGVQVADVMELSGVPTGQAHVWVANNAENMIVVTSGANAMVTPQQVASTPLEGQRVLLCQLETPATAIETLFRTGAAKGALRVLNAAPALPQGAALFPLTDILIVNQTELASYAKLDREPVRLEEVSVAARKLMSRPDQTIIVTLGVAGVAAVRRDEAFLVEGKKVKAIDTVGAGDCFCGGLAAALAAGMDLREAVELANAAAALSVQKAGAAPSMPSRREVEAFLEG